One part of the Calditerricola satsumensis genome encodes these proteins:
- the cas6 gene encoding CRISPR-associated endoribonuclease Cas6 produces the protein MHLHITLTSPTGALRLPFSYPYWIQSALYRALDARFATKLHDEGFRYGKRAFRLFSFSRLLGAYVLDRDRKEIVFSNPIRLVVASPLEEFLRQLSDLLIKEEGLRLGEQTVFIEEIAYRRVRVDRNPLVVHTLSPITVYSTMTRGDGKRYTYYYAPKEKPFAELIHQNLVKKWTALTGEPYAGPETVVKPVGRTRLHLVTYKGTVVKGWSGRFVLEGDPRLIELGLYAGFGAKNAQGFGLCEPLPDRGESQTC, from the coding sequence ATGCATCTGCACATAACGCTCACATCGCCGACGGGTGCGTTGCGCCTTCCGTTTTCGTATCCGTATTGGATTCAGTCAGCCTTATACCGGGCGCTCGACGCGCGCTTTGCGACGAAGCTGCATGACGAAGGCTTCCGCTACGGAAAACGGGCCTTTCGCCTGTTTTCGTTTTCGCGACTGCTTGGAGCCTATGTCTTAGACCGTGATCGAAAAGAGATTGTCTTTTCGAACCCGATTCGGCTTGTGGTTGCTTCCCCTCTTGAGGAGTTCCTTCGGCAGCTGTCCGATCTCCTCATAAAAGAAGAAGGTTTGCGCTTGGGTGAGCAAACGGTTTTCATCGAGGAGATTGCCTATCGCCGGGTGCGGGTGGATCGGAATCCGCTTGTGGTGCACACGCTTTCTCCCATTACGGTGTATTCCACCATGACGCGTGGCGACGGCAAGCGTTATACCTATTATTATGCGCCAAAGGAAAAGCCTTTTGCCGAGTTGATTCACCAAAATCTTGTGAAAAAATGGACCGCTTTGACGGGGGAGCCGTATGCAGGGCCGGAAACGGTGGTCAAGCCCGTGGGGCGCACGCGGCTTCATCTCGTCACCTACAAGGGAACCGTTGTGAAGGGATGGTCGGGGCGGTTCGTGTTGGAAGGAGACCCGCGGTTGATTGAATTGGGGCTGTATGCGGGATTTGGGGCCAAAAATGCGCAGGGGTTCGGGTTGTGCGAGCCCCTACCGGACAGAGGTGAATCGCAGACGTGCTGA